The genomic region AATGTCGCGTATCTCAGCAAACCAACAACCTCAGCGGTAACAGTTTGCTCGGAATTATCTCTATTTGTAAAAATAATCTGATCCCCGATCTGGATTTTTTGTCGCTTGGTATCGTATAGTCGCGACTCGATAGTCTTATTGCCAGAAATAATAGCATTAAACGGCTCAGTCGCCAATTTTAATTGGTGTGTGGTCATAAAATCATTTACCTTTCTTGCTATAATTAAACCATCATATAAATAAGTATTCAAATATCTACATTTCCATAAGAAAGGCTATCAAATGACCAAAAAATTACTAGAAATCGAGCGCAAGCGCCAGATAACGGGCAATATTGAAGAGCTAATCGGGCGGTTGCAAAACATCGGTTTTGAACTAAAGAGTAATCTCCGCGAAATTGATACGTATTATTCTCGTCCTGATATCGACTTTATGCAGACGGTTGAATGCTTGCGGATTCGCCAGCGCGATAGTTTTGCTGAGGTAACTTATAAGCCAGCAACGACTGCTGCGACACATACGGAAAATAATGTAATCATTAAGCCCGAGACAAACCTGCCAATTCAGCCCGAAGATGCGGCAACCGCCAAGCAGCTACTGGCAAACCTCGGTATGGTGCAACTGGCCGAGGTCAACAAATACCGTCGCTCGTTTCAGTCCTCTGATTTTCCGCAAGCAACGGTAACTATCGACGAAATCAAAGACGCCGGAACTTTCGTAGAAGTTGAGGTTTTGTCAGATAATGAGACTAGTGCACTGATGATGATTAGTAACATTGAAACCAAACTCGGTCTGAATTTAATGGAAATTGTGACGCGACCTTATCGGGATATTTGTATGGGCTATTAAGAAGACCGTTACAAAACTTCACAACTCCACTCGCAACCAATATAATACATCCATGGACACTTCACAAAAAAATCGCATCATAAAAATTACTATTTGGGCAGTCTGCTCAATTATCATTATAACCGCCTTATTAGCCGCCGCAGCTTTCTTTTGGCCAGCAGCATCCAAGCAATTGCAATCTTCAAGCTCTGAAAAATTGAGCTACAACGACGCCATCGCCGCTGCAAATCGTACTGTTAGTGAAGACACTTCAAATACCGACGTTAGACCAGAATGCCGATCGATTAT from Candidatus Nanosynbacter sp. HMT-352 harbors:
- a CDS encoding ASCH domain-containing protein → MTTHQLKLATEPFNAIISGNKTIESRLYDTKRQKIQIGDQIIFTNRDNSEQTVTAEVVGLLRYATFRDLFSHNNPRKFGGDNVEWLENQISEFYSIEDQKIYGVIGIEFKVCR
- the cyaB gene encoding class IV adenylate cyclase; this encodes MTKKLLEIERKRQITGNIEELIGRLQNIGFELKSNLREIDTYYSRPDIDFMQTVECLRIRQRDSFAEVTYKPATTAATHTENNVIIKPETNLPIQPEDAATAKQLLANLGMVQLAEVNKYRRSFQSSDFPQATVTIDEIKDAGTFVEVEVLSDNETSALMMISNIETKLGLNLMEIVTRPYRDICMGY